A region of Argentina anserina chromosome 5, drPotAnse1.1, whole genome shotgun sequence DNA encodes the following proteins:
- the LOC126795932 gene encoding heparanase-like protein 1, whose translation MELCVSLILFLVSLPAFLAKEVGHASIVVDGTVSIAHVDNNFVCATLDWWNHEKCDYNHCPWGSASVLNLNLSHPLLAKSIQAFNQLRIRIGGSLQDQVLYDVGDLKSPCHPFRKQKGGLFGFSTGCLPMSRWDELNHFFSKTRSLVTFSLNALSGRHHKGGSVWVGDWDSSNAYDFIKYTVSKGYWINSWELGNELCGNGVGASVGAEQYGKDMIKLKHIVNQLYNSSHIKPVILGPGGFYDQKWFATLLQVSGSDVVDVVTQHLYNLGPGVDPKLMQKILDPIYLEQISGTFVNLAATVKQHGPWASIWVGESGGAYNSGGFNVSNTFVNSFWYLDQLGMSATHNTAVYCRQSLVGGHYGLLNRTSFVPNPDYYSALLWHRLMGHGVLPVDRNGAPHLRAYAHCSKGSGGITLLLINLSNQTDFTVDLKTYLELDTAAQSRKTGKGSRFIHGLKRTVSWVGLKASDGQLHRKEYHLTPKDGDLRSKIMVLNGVPLEITKDGNIPELEPALVPMSSPISITSLSIKFIVFTHFEAPACV comes from the exons ATGGAACTATGTGTCTCCTTGATTTTGTTTCTGGTTTCTCTGCCTGCATTTTTGGCCAAAGAAGTCGGACATGCTAGCATTGTAGTTGATGGGACAGTTTCTATTGCACATGTTGATAACAATTTTGTGTGTGCCACTCTTGATTGGTGGAATCATGAAAAGTGTGACTACAACCACTGTCCATGGGGATCTGCCTCTGTGTTGAATTTG AACTTGTCTCATCCTTTACTTGCCAAGTCAATTCAAG CTTTCAACCAGTTGAGAATCAGAATTGGGGGTTCTTTGCAAGACCAAGTATTGTATGATGTAGGAGATTTGAAATCTCCTTGTCATCCTTTTAGAAAGCAGAAGGGCGGGTTGTTTGGATTTTCTACAGGATGTCTACCTATGAGTAGATGGGATGAGCTTAACCATTTTTTCAGCAAGACGAG GTCCCTTGTGACATTCAGCTTGAATGCACTGTCAGGGAGGCACCACAAAGGCGGAAGTGTTTGGGTTGGAGATTGGGACTCTAGCAACgcttatgattttattaagTATACTGTTTCAAAGGGCTACTGGATAAATTCATGGGAGTTGG GTAATGAGCTCTGTGGTAACGGTGTTGGAGCTAGTGTTGGAGCTGAACAATATGGAAAAGACATGATCAAGCTTAAACACATAGTCAACCAGTTGTACAATAGCTCCCATATAAAGCCTGTAATTTTAGGACCTGGAGGATTCTATGATCAAAAGTGGTTTGCCACGCTTCTACAGGTTTCTGGTTCAGACGTAGTTGATGTTGTCACTCAACATCTTTATAATCTGGGTCCAG GTGTTGATCCCAAATTGATGCAAAAGATTTTGGATCCAATTTACTTGGAGCAAATATCTGGTACATTTGTTAATCTTGCAGCAACAGTGAAACAGCATGGACCTTGGGCTTCTATATGGGTTGGAGAGTCTGGAGGAGCCTATAACAGCGGTGGTTTTAATGTGTCCAACACATTTGTGAACAGCTTTTG GTACTTGGATCAGCTCGGGATGTCAGCCACGCACAATACTGCAGTATATTGCAGGCAGTCCCTAGTTGGTGGGCACTACGGTCTCCTCAACAGAACTTCATTTGTTCCCAACCCTGATTACTACAG TGCACTTCTGTGGCATCGACTTATGGGACATGGTGTTCTCCCGGTTGATCGCAATGGAGCACCTCACTTGCGTGCTTATGCTCATTGTTCAAAAGGAAGC GGCGGAATAACCCTACTCCTCATTAATTTAAGCAATCAGACTGATTTCACTGTCGATCTTAAAACTTATCTGGAGTTGGATACAGCTGCTCAATCAAGAAAGACTGGCAAAGGAAGTAGATTCATTCATGGTCTTAAGAGGACGGTTTCATGGGTTGGTCTCAAAGCATCAGATGGTCAATTACACAGAAAAGAATACCACCTAACTCCCAAAGACGGGGACCTTAGAAGCAAAATCATGGTCCTCAACGGGGTTCCATTGGAAATTACCAAGGACGGAAACATCCCAGAATTAGAACCTGCTCTTGTTCCCATGAGTTCTCCTATATCTATCACCTCTTTGTCTATCAAATTCATTGTGTTCACTCACTTTGAGGCTCCAGCTTGTGTATGA